The following are encoded together in the Leuconostoc mesenteroides subsp. mesenteroides ATCC 8293 genome:
- a CDS encoding putative holin-like toxin: MSVSDAVQLMLGFGTFVLMLLGLVVELIKNSNKK, encoded by the coding sequence GTGTCCGTTTCGGATGCTGTGCAACTAATGTTAGGCTTTGGAACTTTTGTTCTAATGCTTCTCGGATTAGTTGTTGAGCTGATAAAAAACAGCAATAAAAAATGA
- a CDS encoding NADPH-dependent F420 reductase: MKVTIFGKGNMGQAIGANFEKAGNDVNYLTSEDTATSLSELVILAVPYPALDTIAQQYKQELKGKVVVDITNPLNFETWNELVVPADSSAAEELQNKLPDSIVLKAFNTNFAATLQSGTVGGNTTTVLVAGNEEGKKLFNDALNDSDLNVLDAGQLNRARELEATGFLQMTLAASEQIGWTGGFSVTK, encoded by the coding sequence ATGAAAGTAACAATTTTTGGTAAAGGCAATATGGGACAGGCAATCGGAGCTAATTTTGAAAAAGCTGGCAATGATGTCAACTATTTAACTTCAGAGGATACAGCGACAAGTCTTAGTGAATTAGTTATTTTGGCTGTGCCTTATCCTGCTTTAGATACAATCGCTCAACAATACAAACAAGAATTAAAAGGAAAAGTTGTTGTTGATATAACAAATCCCTTGAACTTTGAGACATGGAATGAATTAGTTGTTCCCGCTGATAGTTCAGCAGCAGAAGAACTACAAAATAAGTTACCAGATAGCATAGTACTTAAAGCATTTAATACAAATTTTGCTGCTACGCTACAAAGTGGAACGGTTGGTGGAAATACAACAACCGTTTTGGTGGCAGGAAATGAGGAAGGAAAGAAGCTATTTAACGACGCTTTGAATGATAGCGACTTAAATGTTCTCGATGCGGGTCAACTTAATCGAGCTCGTGAATTAGAAGCAACTGGTTTTCTACAGATGACCTTAGCAGCTAGTGAACAAATTGGCTGGACAGGTGGCTTTTCAGTCACTAAGTAA
- a CDS encoding winged helix-turn-helix transcriptional regulator, which produces MSRKLLEQNGICPVATTIDLLSSKWKVLIIRDLLPGTKRFSELKISVAGISQKMLTQSLREMEEDGLVVRQVFAVVPLKVEYSLSTLGQSMRPVIDSMADWGSFYLDENPDKRKALLEQ; this is translated from the coding sequence ATGTCTAGAAAATTATTAGAACAAAATGGCATCTGCCCTGTAGCAACAACTATTGACCTGCTCAGCAGCAAATGGAAGGTATTAATTATTCGTGATCTTTTACCTGGAACAAAACGTTTTTCAGAATTAAAAATTAGTGTGGCCGGTATTAGTCAAAAAATGTTAACGCAAAGTTTGAGAGAGATGGAAGAAGACGGTCTTGTTGTTCGTCAGGTCTTTGCTGTAGTACCTCTTAAAGTAGAGTATAGTTTATCAACCTTGGGACAAAGTATGCGTCCAGTTATTGATTCGATGGCTGACTGGGGTAGTTTCTATCTTGACGAAAATCCAGACAAAAGAAAAGCTTTGCTGGAACAATAA
- a CDS encoding MarR family winged helix-turn-helix transcriptional regulator: protein MNKDEHLYDELCLSIYNTNRYFHHLYGYVLEKYDLSYLQYMSLLIIYKQNSVKLMDIGAELELSSNTLTPVIEKLVNKSWIIKVQSSQDRRVKVLKMSDQKVTTFERILYEIRIMRDNLIHQSGRPIEEVLRENQALNQVLKKMIQEKKRYEDEL from the coding sequence ATGAATAAAGATGAACATCTTTACGACGAATTGTGCTTGTCAATATATAATACAAATCGTTATTTTCATCATCTGTACGGTTATGTACTAGAAAAATATGATTTATCATATTTGCAATATATGAGCTTACTGATTATTTATAAACAGAATTCGGTGAAATTAATGGATATCGGTGCCGAGCTTGAGTTGTCAAGTAATACATTGACACCTGTAATTGAGAAACTTGTCAATAAGTCTTGGATTATTAAGGTGCAAAGTTCACAGGACAGACGCGTCAAGGTTTTAAAAATGTCTGATCAGAAGGTAACTACTTTTGAACGCATTTTGTATGAAATCAGAATTATGCGTGACAACCTAATACATCAAAGTGGACGTCCAATTGAAGAGGTATTACGAGAAAATCAAGCGCTTAATCAGGTCTTAAAAAAGATGATACAAGAAAAAAAGAGGTATGAAGATGAATTATGA
- a CDS encoding dihydrolipoyl dehydrogenase family protein, protein MNYDVIFIGSGHAAWHGAQTLARSGKKVALVEENKVAGTCTNFGCNAKILLDGPAEMMHHLNHYHGIGINDTPNIIWPELMAYKHQVIDPLSGGLAHMLSVDGIDIINGHAKFLNNEKIVVVDQVYQAEKFVIATGQRPAKLPISGSEFMKDSTDFLDLPDMPKSILFVGAGYIAMEFASIAHAAGSDVTLIEYGNHVLNGFDEVYSQKVIEDMTEKGIHFTFNQAVSSVSLLANGQYQVDTAQGETYYVDYVMDTTGRVPNIEELALDDINVLYDKQGILVNDHLQTSIDNIYASGDVISKAIPRLTPTATFESNYIASVLLGNQEPINYPVVPTVAFTLPRVAQIGVTIDEAAKDENLQVHEIPYGRVMRFQTLNDVHAAIKIIVNKNKQLVGAALIGDFAPEVVNALVPVINQQYTSSDIKSQIYAFPTDSGIILPMIANYLA, encoded by the coding sequence ATGAATTATGATGTTATTTTTATTGGTAGTGGTCATGCTGCATGGCACGGGGCACAAACGTTAGCTCGCTCAGGAAAAAAAGTAGCCTTAGTGGAAGAAAACAAAGTTGCTGGTACATGCACAAATTTTGGTTGTAATGCCAAAATACTGTTAGATGGCCCAGCTGAAATGATGCATCATTTGAATCATTACCATGGTATCGGAATTAATGACACGCCCAACATCATTTGGCCAGAATTAATGGCTTATAAGCACCAAGTGATTGATCCTTTATCAGGCGGTTTAGCACACATGCTGTCTGTTGATGGAATTGACATTATTAATGGGCACGCCAAATTTTTGAATAACGAAAAAATTGTTGTTGTTGATCAAGTTTATCAGGCTGAAAAATTCGTGATTGCTACTGGTCAACGACCTGCAAAACTACCAATTTCTGGTTCAGAGTTTATGAAGGACAGCACAGACTTTCTCGACTTACCTGATATGCCAAAGTCAATTCTATTCGTTGGCGCTGGTTATATTGCGATGGAATTTGCTTCAATTGCACATGCCGCTGGGAGTGATGTCACTTTAATTGAATACGGGAACCATGTTTTAAATGGATTTGATGAAGTCTATTCTCAAAAGGTCATCGAGGATATGACCGAAAAAGGCATCCATTTTACGTTTAACCAAGCTGTTTCAAGTGTATCGTTACTTGCAAATGGGCAATATCAAGTTGATACAGCGCAGGGAGAAACCTATTATGTTGACTACGTTATGGATACAACAGGTCGTGTGCCCAATATTGAAGAATTAGCCTTAGACGACATTAATGTTTTGTATGATAAGCAAGGTATTTTAGTTAACGATCATTTACAAACTTCTATTGACAATATTTACGCCAGCGGCGATGTAATCTCTAAAGCAATACCAAGATTAACACCAACTGCTACTTTTGAATCGAATTATATTGCTAGCGTATTATTAGGTAATCAGGAACCCATAAATTATCCTGTAGTGCCAACAGTCGCTTTTACATTGCCTCGTGTAGCACAAATAGGGGTAACCATTGACGAAGCGGCTAAGGATGAGAACTTACAAGTTCATGAAATTCCTTATGGGAGAGTTATGCGATTTCAGACACTAAACGATGTTCACGCAGCAATTAAAATCATAGTGAATAAAAACAAACAGCTGGTTGGTGCAGCTTTAATCGGTGATTTTGCCCCAGAGGTTGTCAATGCACTGGTTCCGGTGATTAATCAGCAGTACACAAGTTCGGACATTAAGTCGCAAATTTATGCGTTTCCAACTGACTCAGGTATTATATTGCCAATGATTGCCAATTATTTAGCCTAA
- a CDS encoding NADP-dependent oxidoreductase, giving the protein MKAAVINHYGGREQLEVIDMPIPKIKSDEVLVENMATSINPIDYKAREGLLKRMFPWQFPVILGWDIAGIVASTGDDVTSFKVGDPVFARPDIDTKGVNGSYAEYTAVKADKLALKPNNISFVEAAAVPLAGLTALQMLRKLQLSSNQKILIQAGAGGVGIYAIQLAKMIGAYVVTTASQNNHEFVKSLGADSVIDYHKNNIQDVLSDFDTVLDTVGDVDNGIAILKSGGHLVTISNALTDQQKNTSDKTVTEGWLNPNGQDLAILASYIAKGELQIVVDSLYPLTTEGIQSAHERSETHHARGKVVVQIKE; this is encoded by the coding sequence ATGAAAGCAGCAGTGATTAATCACTATGGTGGTAGAGAGCAGCTAGAGGTTATCGACATGCCTATTCCTAAAATAAAATCGGACGAGGTTTTAGTAGAAAATATGGCCACAAGTATTAATCCAATTGACTACAAAGCGCGAGAGGGATTATTAAAACGGATGTTTCCATGGCAATTCCCGGTCATTTTAGGTTGGGACATCGCTGGAATAGTTGCTTCTACTGGAGATGACGTAACAAGTTTTAAAGTTGGAGATCCAGTGTTTGCTCGGCCAGATATTGACACAAAAGGAGTGAATGGTTCGTATGCAGAATATACAGCTGTTAAAGCGGATAAACTGGCACTAAAACCAAATAACATTAGCTTTGTTGAGGCTGCTGCCGTTCCTTTAGCTGGGCTAACTGCCTTACAAATGCTTAGAAAACTTCAGTTATCATCCAATCAGAAAATACTAATTCAAGCTGGTGCTGGTGGGGTAGGTATTTATGCAATTCAGCTGGCTAAAATGATTGGCGCATATGTAGTAACAACTGCTAGTCAAAATAATCATGAATTTGTAAAATCTTTAGGTGCGGATTCTGTAATTGATTATCACAAAAACAATATTCAAGATGTGTTGTCTGATTTCGATACTGTGTTGGACACAGTTGGTGATGTTGATAATGGGATTGCCATCCTTAAATCCGGTGGCCATCTTGTCACTATTTCTAACGCGTTAACTGACCAACAGAAAAACACCTCAGACAAGACCGTGACAGAAGGGTGGCTAAACCCGAACGGGCAAGATTTAGCAATTTTAGCATCCTACATCGCAAAGGGTGAGCTTCAAATTGTTGTGGATTCTCTTTATCCATTAACTACAGAAGGTATTCAGTCAGCCCACGAGCGGAGTGAAACACACCACGCCCGAGGGAAAGTAGTAGTTCAAATTAAAGAGTAA
- a CDS encoding DUF1304 domain-containing protein, which yields MFAYIMVTLVSLEAIGIMFVEMFGTASQQAKAFDLKESFVQIPEVKTLLANQGIYNGLFGALVIGTMLFLSGPQQVLMLQMEMLFIFLAAVYGALTATKKIILVQGLPAFIAIILLFLK from the coding sequence ATGTTTGCTTATATTATGGTTACATTAGTTAGTCTAGAGGCTATTGGTATTATGTTTGTAGAAATGTTTGGTACAGCTTCACAGCAGGCAAAAGCATTTGATCTTAAAGAATCTTTCGTTCAGATACCAGAGGTTAAAACGTTATTAGCAAATCAAGGAATCTATAATGGCTTATTCGGTGCGCTTGTAATTGGTACTATGTTGTTTCTATCAGGCCCTCAACAGGTTTTGATGTTACAGATGGAAATGCTATTTATTTTCTTGGCTGCAGTTTATGGTGCTTTAACGGCCACGAAAAAGATTATCCTGGTTCAGGGATTGCCGGCATTTATTGCAATAATTTTGCTATTTTTGAAGTAG
- a CDS encoding glycosyltransferase family 8 protein → MEEINILVTLDKSYIKPLKVMLLSLKATNVDCRFSIWLLHDSIPEAEINHLRGFTDKLDYDFHPLKIDATYWQTAPTLKQYPTEMYYRLLCTEYLPADLERIIYLDPDTLILNPIEALWSIDLKGNMIAAASHLGLTGINQTINNVRLRTKSEYFNSGVMLLDLNKMLAKVNKRDILDLIKDHAKELVLPDQDILNYLYGNQILSIPEEIWNFDTRDNIVHFAKSRGQVDTNWVIANTSILHFCGRPKPWDKHSINRFTILYQHYQRILELNYN, encoded by the coding sequence ATGGAAGAAATAAACATTTTAGTCACTTTAGACAAGTCCTACATAAAACCTTTAAAAGTTATGCTCTTGTCGCTGAAAGCAACGAATGTTGATTGTAGATTTTCTATTTGGCTGCTACACGATTCGATACCAGAAGCGGAAATAAACCATTTGAGAGGCTTTACAGACAAATTGGATTATGATTTTCACCCATTAAAAATTGACGCAACTTATTGGCAAACCGCCCCCACGCTTAAACAATATCCAACGGAAATGTATTACCGATTGCTTTGCACTGAATATCTGCCAGCAGATTTAGAACGCATAATTTACTTAGACCCTGATACTTTGATATTGAACCCAATTGAAGCACTATGGTCGATAGACTTAAAAGGTAATATGATAGCGGCAGCAAGCCATTTAGGTCTAACGGGAATCAATCAGACGATTAATAATGTTAGATTGCGAACTAAAAGTGAATACTTTAATTCTGGTGTGATGCTTTTAGATTTAAACAAAATGCTTGCAAAAGTTAATAAAAGGGATATTTTAGACCTAATTAAGGATCATGCCAAAGAGCTCGTACTCCCTGATCAAGATATTTTGAATTATTTATATGGTAATCAAATCTTGAGTATACCGGAAGAAATTTGGAATTTTGATACGCGAGATAACATCGTTCACTTTGCTAAGAGCCGAGGTCAGGTCGATACAAACTGGGTGATAGCCAATACATCTATTTTACATTTTTGTGGTCGTCCGAAACCTTGGGATAAACACAGCATTAATCGCTTCACTATTCTTTATCAACATTACCAGCGCATACTAGAATTAAACTATAATTGA
- a CDS encoding metal ABC transporter ATP-binding protein gives MIKVRDLTVAYDGTPVFTNLSIQFEPGKITGIIGPNGAGKSTMIKGVLGLINKQNGKVTLHDEPIAKQLKKIAYVEQRAALDLTFPINVFDTVLTGTYPNLGLFNVPGTKEKDAAKEALEDVKLSTFSQRQIGELSGGQLQRVFVARAIVQNADVIILDEPFVGIDMKSEADIMAILKQWRTAGKTIIVVHHDLNKVTTYFDNLVIINHGITAYGATADVFTKENIASAFSGDLSSILFEEEEDQHA, from the coding sequence ATGATTAAAGTCCGCGATTTGACGGTGGCCTATGATGGCACACCGGTTTTCACGAACCTATCAATTCAATTTGAGCCTGGTAAAATTACCGGTATTATCGGACCTAATGGTGCAGGGAAATCAACAATGATTAAAGGCGTTTTAGGATTGATAAACAAGCAGAATGGTAAAGTTACGTTACACGACGAGCCAATCGCAAAGCAGTTAAAGAAAATAGCTTATGTGGAGCAACGTGCTGCTTTAGATTTAACTTTTCCAATCAATGTTTTTGATACTGTTTTAACAGGCACATACCCTAATTTGGGCCTGTTTAATGTTCCCGGCACAAAAGAAAAAGATGCCGCAAAGGAAGCATTAGAAGACGTTAAGTTATCTACCTTTAGCCAACGACAAATTGGCGAACTCTCTGGTGGACAATTGCAACGTGTTTTCGTTGCGCGTGCAATTGTTCAAAATGCTGATGTCATTATTTTAGATGAACCCTTTGTCGGTATAGATATGAAGTCCGAAGCCGACATTATGGCTATCTTAAAACAATGGCGTACTGCAGGAAAAACAATTATTGTTGTACATCACGATTTGAATAAAGTGACAACCTATTTTGATAATTTGGTGATTATCAATCACGGTATTACTGCATATGGGGCTACAGCCGATGTTTTCACAAAAGAAAATATCGCCTCTGCATTTAGTGGTGATCTATCATCGATCTTGTTTGAAGAAGAGGAGGATCAACATGCATAG
- a CDS encoding metal ABC transporter permease, with product MHSIELFIDGLTKYNFLQTALVTSILVGIMSGIIGSFIILRGMSLMGDAISHAVLPGVAVAYMLGINLLLGASAFGILAALLIGVVTMKSKLKNDTAIGIVFSAFFALGFILISLAESATNLHHILFGNVLAVSDSDLITTAIVLSIVLLFVVTFYKELLITSFDNTFAKAYGLKTQIMHYALMLVLTLVTVTALQTVGIILIVAMLITPAATAYLLTNRMSHMMIVAAIFSVISSIVGLYLSFTFNWASGPAIVLTAAIFFTLAFIFAPKQGIVFKRKS from the coding sequence ATGCATAGTATTGAATTATTCATTGACGGACTAACAAAATATAATTTCTTGCAAACAGCATTAGTTACATCGATATTAGTTGGGATTATGTCAGGAATTATCGGGTCCTTCATCATATTACGAGGCATGTCTTTAATGGGTGATGCAATTTCGCATGCCGTATTACCTGGTGTTGCGGTTGCATACATGCTCGGGATTAACTTGTTACTCGGTGCTTCTGCCTTTGGTATTTTGGCAGCATTACTAATCGGTGTTGTCACGATGAAGTCAAAGTTGAAAAATGACACAGCCATAGGAATCGTATTTTCAGCTTTCTTCGCATTGGGATTTATTCTTATTTCATTGGCAGAGTCTGCTACTAATTTGCATCACATTTTATTTGGAAACGTCTTAGCTGTTTCTGACAGTGATTTAATTACTACTGCAATCGTGCTTTCTATAGTATTATTGTTTGTTGTTACCTTTTACAAAGAGTTACTTATCACATCATTTGACAATACTTTTGCTAAAGCCTATGGTCTTAAAACTCAAATTATGCATTACGCTCTAATGCTTGTTTTGACCTTAGTTACGGTGACAGCTTTGCAAACAGTCGGAATTATCTTAATTGTGGCCATGTTAATTACACCAGCAGCTACGGCTTACTTGTTAACAAATCGTATGTCTCATATGATGATTGTTGCTGCTATCTTTTCTGTAATATCATCAATTGTAGGCTTGTACCTGAGTTTCACATTTAACTGGGCGTCAGGTCCTGCAATTGTTCTTACAGCAGCAATTTTCTTTACATTGGCCTTTATCTTTGCACCAAAACAAGGCATTGTCTTCAAAAGAAAGTCTTAA
- a CDS encoding metal ABC transporter substrate-binding protein, whose translation MKRLSIIVVAVVVILGGVLWFVNSSQGGKTSQHDKLQVVATNSIIGNMVEEVAGNKVNLHTIVPRGTDPHEYEPRPQDVSAAQEADVLFHNGLNLETGGSGWFKKMYQNAGKKTNKQVFAVSKGVVAKHLTDKGKENELDPHAWLDMQNGIKYVKNIEKVLIAKDPDNASTYKKRTAAYVKKLSALDKSAKTKFNNIPENKKLLVTSEGAFKYFSAAYGITPAFIWEINTESQGTPEQMKQVLEKIKATNVPSLFVESSVSPKAMEKVSKETGLPIYSKIYTDSLAKKGQAADTYYGMMKWNLDKISEGLSK comes from the coding sequence ATTAAACGTTTAAGTATTATCGTAGTGGCCGTTGTTGTCATATTGGGTGGTGTGCTGTGGTTTGTTAATAGTAGTCAAGGGGGAAAAACAAGCCAACATGATAAGTTGCAAGTTGTTGCGACAAACTCAATTATTGGTAACATGGTTGAAGAAGTTGCTGGTAATAAAGTCAACTTACACACAATTGTGCCACGTGGTACCGATCCACACGAATATGAACCACGACCACAAGATGTCTCAGCAGCCCAAGAGGCTGACGTACTCTTTCACAATGGATTAAACCTTGAAACTGGTGGTTCTGGCTGGTTCAAGAAAATGTATCAAAATGCTGGAAAGAAAACGAATAAGCAAGTGTTCGCCGTCTCAAAGGGGGTAGTGGCTAAGCATTTAACTGATAAGGGTAAAGAAAATGAATTAGATCCCCATGCTTGGTTAGATATGCAAAATGGTATTAAATATGTTAAAAACATTGAAAAAGTATTAATTGCTAAAGACCCAGACAATGCTAGCACATATAAGAAGCGCACAGCAGCATACGTTAAGAAATTATCTGCGTTAGATAAAAGTGCCAAAACTAAGTTCAATAATATTCCTGAAAATAAGAAATTATTAGTTACTTCTGAAGGCGCATTCAAATACTTCTCAGCAGCTTACGGTATCACACCAGCGTTTATTTGGGAAATCAATACAGAGTCTCAAGGTACACCTGAGCAGATGAAACAAGTATTGGAGAAAATTAAAGCTACTAACGTACCTTCATTATTCGTGGAAAGCTCAGTGTCTCCAAAGGCAATGGAAAAGGTTTCTAAAGAAACCGGTCTACCTATTTATTCAAAAATTTATACTGATTCTTTGGCTAAAAAAGGACAGGCAGCAGATACTTATTATGGTATGATGAAATGGAACCTAGATAAGATTTCGGAAGGTTTGTCAAAGTAA
- the budA gene encoding acetolactate decarboxylase encodes MSTIYQHGTLELIMSGLYDGTAPLSSILNHGSSGIGTMDELDGEVTIIENSVYQTKANGVTKGITDLSLETPFTSIHSQSELYYFLQEKFLTFDSLNNISKQHQSWANLPASIQINASFSKLKVRVAPKQMKPYPPFVDVTLKQPVFNYENVSGTLIGDFGPDLYSGIMASGWHLHFLSDDRTIGGHVLDFKASDVLGRIDLFNELNIALPTDNPDFNNHEADILNIREAIDVAER; translated from the coding sequence ATGTCTACAATTTATCAACATGGAACGTTAGAATTAATTATGTCAGGATTATATGACGGTACGGCACCGTTGTCGTCAATATTGAATCATGGTTCGAGTGGCATTGGAACAATGGATGAACTTGATGGTGAAGTTACAATCATAGAAAATAGCGTATATCAAACGAAAGCGAATGGTGTAACTAAAGGAATCACAGATTTATCGTTGGAAACACCTTTTACTTCCATCCATTCTCAATCAGAGTTATACTATTTTCTTCAAGAAAAATTTTTAACTTTTGATAGTTTAAACAATATATCCAAACAACATCAGAGCTGGGCTAATTTACCAGCTAGTATTCAAATAAATGCTAGTTTTTCGAAACTGAAGGTTCGTGTTGCTCCTAAGCAAATGAAGCCTTATCCACCCTTCGTTGATGTAACATTGAAACAACCAGTGTTTAATTATGAAAATGTTTCTGGTACTTTAATTGGTGATTTTGGTCCTGACCTTTATTCTGGCATTATGGCGAGTGGGTGGCATCTTCATTTTTTAAGTGATGATCGTACGATTGGCGGCCATGTTCTTGATTTCAAGGCGAGCGATGTATTAGGTAGAATTGATTTATTCAATGAACTCAACATCGCTTTGCCTACTGATAATCCTGATTTCAATAATCATGAAGCCGACATATTGAATATTCGTGAAGCCATCGATGTAGCAGAAAGATAA
- a CDS encoding response regulator transcription factor, protein MANIIVVEDDPNFNRILSIYLSNHGHQVQSALGAQEAYDKMYNQLFDMILSDVMMPNIDGFEFTETVRKINPNIPILFVTAKDDIQSKQRGFSSGIDDYMVKPIDMSEMLMRVTALLRRAHVANDRKLTIGNTVLDADSVSIMVDSQEISVTVREFNILFKLLSYPNKTFSRSQLLDEFWGVDTTTGLRAVDVYITKLRDKFSGSDVFEITTVHGLGYKAVLK, encoded by the coding sequence ATGGCTAATATTATTGTTGTTGAAGACGACCCGAATTTCAATCGAATTTTAAGTATCTATTTGTCTAACCATGGACACCAAGTTCAGAGTGCTCTTGGTGCGCAAGAGGCTTATGATAAGATGTATAACCAATTGTTTGATATGATTCTTTCAGATGTGATGATGCCTAACATTGACGGTTTTGAGTTCACTGAGACAGTCAGAAAAATCAATCCGAATATTCCTATTCTTTTTGTTACTGCCAAAGATGATATTCAATCGAAACAACGTGGTTTTTCATCTGGTATCGATGATTATATGGTTAAACCAATTGATATGTCCGAAATGCTAATGAGGGTGACTGCGCTACTACGACGAGCTCACGTAGCTAATGATAGAAAGCTAACAATTGGCAATACAGTACTTGATGCAGATTCTGTCAGTATTATGGTTGATTCACAGGAAATTTCAGTAACGGTTCGTGAATTCAACATTCTATTTAAATTACTGTCTTATCCGAATAAAACATTTTCACGTTCACAATTACTTGATGAATTCTGGGGTGTTGATACAACGACAGGATTGCGGGCAGTTGATGTGTACATTACTAAACTGCGTGATAAATTTTCTGGAAGTGATGTCTTTGAAATAACGACAGTTCATGGGTTAGGATATAAAGCGGTTTTAAAGTAA
- a CDS encoding HAMP domain-containing sensor histidine kinase has product MKKIKKHKITFQKVSIKELIAAYVIFLLFATIPNIVLMHGGQLALFTNSNFIWYLIYWFIVTLIFIGLISYQKHVLFDQPVSQLNEATRQVAQGDFSVYLEPGHAREKYNDLDYVFENFNLMIEELGSTETLKNDFIANVSHEFKAPLAVIRSYAEALKNETDEEQRDMYTQIIVDETDKMATMVTNVLKLSKIENQALQPHIKKYNVSRQLVETLLNFEKIWASHNISLDINIPDDIEIAADPEMMELVWQNLLSNAFKFVPSDGQVTLRLQQNNEGTEITVRDNGEGMDHNTLNRIFDKFYQGETSHTNQGNGLGLSLVNRIVTLMQGSISVESKLGKGSAFTVWLPLHHLNN; this is encoded by the coding sequence ATGAAGAAGATAAAAAAACACAAAATTACTTTTCAAAAAGTATCCATTAAAGAGCTTATTGCTGCTTATGTTATTTTTTTATTGTTTGCTACTATTCCAAATATAGTTTTAATGCATGGTGGCCAACTGGCATTATTTACGAACAGTAACTTTATTTGGTACTTGATATATTGGTTTATAGTAACATTAATTTTCATTGGCTTAATTTCATATCAAAAACATGTTCTTTTTGATCAACCAGTCAGCCAATTAAATGAAGCAACACGACAGGTTGCCCAAGGAGATTTCTCCGTCTATTTAGAACCAGGCCATGCACGCGAGAAGTACAATGACTTAGATTATGTTTTTGAAAATTTTAACTTAATGATTGAAGAACTTGGTAGTACGGAAACTTTAAAGAATGACTTTATTGCCAATGTATCTCATGAATTTAAGGCGCCTCTAGCAGTAATTCGAAGTTATGCTGAAGCTTTAAAAAACGAAACAGATGAAGAGCAGCGCGACATGTATACTCAAATCATTGTTGACGAAACCGACAAAATGGCAACAATGGTCACCAATGTATTGAAATTAAGCAAGATTGAAAACCAAGCACTCCAGCCACATATTAAAAAATATAATGTGAGTCGTCAGCTAGTTGAAACATTACTTAACTTTGAAAAAATATGGGCATCTCACAATATTTCTTTAGATATTAATATTCCTGACGATATCGAAATTGCAGCAGATCCAGAAATGATGGAGTTAGTGTGGCAAAATCTACTTAGTAATGCGTTCAAATTTGTTCCTTCCGACGGACAAGTCACATTAAGACTGCAACAAAACAATGAAGGAACAGAAATAACAGTCCGAGATAACGGTGAAGGAATGGATCATAACACATTAAATAGAATATTTGATAAATTTTATCAAGGTGAAACATCTCATACCAACCAAGGAAATGGATTGGGATTGTCACTAGTGAATAGAATTGTAACTTTAATGCAAGGATCTATTAGTGTGGAAAGTAAATTGGGCAAAGGAAGCGCTTTTACAGTTTGGTTACCATTACATCATTTAAACAATTAA